In the genome of Lysobacter sp. BMK333-48F3, the window TCACCGACGCCAACGCGCACCTGTTCACCGCCAACGAATGGAACGAGGCCTTGAACGGGCTGTGGCGGCTGCTCGGCGATGCGCGCTGGATGAACGACCCCGGCCGCGACGACGCCGCCTCGCGCAAGGCCGCGCAACTGCGCGTCGCCGCCGAGCTGGGGCTGAAGGTACCGCGCACCCTGATCAGCTCCGACCCGCAACGGGTGCGCGATTTCGTCGCCGCGCGCGGCCCCGGCGCGACCGTGCACAAGACCTTTTCCTGCACCCATGCGGTGTGGCGCGAGACGCGCCGCTTCGACGACAGCGACCTGCCGCACCTGGACACGGTGCGGCTGGCGCCGGTGATCTTCCAGGAGTTCGTGCCGGCCGACGCCGACATCCGGGTCACCGCGGTCGACGGCCAGCTGTTCGCCGCCGAAATCAAGCTCGACCCGGGCAGCGCCGCGGCCGCCGCCGGCGCGGTCGACTTCCGTCCCAACCTGGGCGACGCCGAGGTGCGCGAGCACGCTCTGCCGGAAGCGCTGCGCGAACGCCTGCGCGCGCTGATGCGCAAACTGGGCCTGGTCTACGGCGCGATCGACCTGCGCCGCACGCCGGAAGGCGAGTACTACTTCTTCGAGGTCAATACCGCCGGCGAGTTCTTGTTCATCGAACACCGTACCGGTCAGCCGATCGCGCGCGCGGTGGCCGACTGGCTGGCCGGGGTCAGTCGATCCGCTTGACCTGCAGGGTCAGCGCGTCGTCGCCGGCGCGCAGCGGATAGGACTGCACGGTAACGTAGTCGCCCCGGCCGAGGCGGCCGTCGCCGTCGCTGTCGACGTGCACCCACCAGGTGGCGTCGGCGGCGTCGATCAGGTCGTCGGCGATCTCGACCTGCAACGGCAGCGACTGGGCGTGTTCGGGCACGGTCTGCGCCCATTCGTCGAGCACCCGCGCCGGCGCGTCCTCGAACGAGGTGTCGCGCAGCTGCACGCTGACCGCACTGCCGGCGGGCAGTTCGGCGCCGTCGGCGGCGACGATGGTCAGGGCGAGACGCATGGCCGCAGTATACGCCCGCGGTTCGCGCCGCAACGGCGCGCCGCGGCGCCGCCGCCGAACGGTCGCGCGCTGCGTCGATGCGCGGGGTTCGCCGGCCGGGGCACCGCTTCGGCCGCGGCCTCAGCAGCCGCCTCCGCCGTCCAGCGCCTGCCAGGACCCGCCCTCGCCGCCGGAACGCAGCAGTCGGTGGCTCCAGCTTTCGTACTGCTGGACCTCGAACAGGAAGTCGGGGGCGCCGTCGCGGTCGAGGTCGGCGAAGTCCAGCGCTTGGTGGCGCGGCTCCATGCCCTCGCAATCGGCGCAGGACGCGGTCGAGACCCAGGCCCTGCGGCGCCAGCCGCGATCGTCCGCCTCGCGCGCGAACAGCGCCACCGCGCCGATCCGTTCGCGCGCATCGTCCGCGCCGGCGTCGAACTCCGCGTCCAGGGTCAGCAGCGCCCAGCGGCGTTGCGGCGCGCGCGCATCGGCGACCAGCCACAACTCGCGCCGTCCCGCGGCCTCGCCGTCGCGCCGCCACTGGGCCACGGCCTGGCGCAGGCGCTGCGGCCGCTCGACCCGGCCCGGCACCGCCATCGCCACCAGTTCGGCCAGCAGTTCCTCGCGCTCGGCGGCCGTCGCCGCGCGGCGCTGCAGGCGCTGCTCCGGATTGAGATCGAAATCGGCCAGCCAGGCGCCGTGCTCGCCCAGCGCGGGCGCCTCGTCGCCGGGCGCGAACGCGAGCCGGTCCGGCTCGCTGCAGCCCAGGTCGGAACCGGCGATGCGGCGCAGCGGACGCGCCCGGCCGCGCGCCTGGCCATCGGCGTAAACGCGCAGCTCGCGGCCCAGCCAGGGCGCTGCGGCGGAATCGTCGCCGGCGTCGCCGAGCGCCAGCGAGAACGGATATTCGCCCGCGTGCTGGTGGTCGGCGCCGATCCACAGCGCGGTGCCCGCCTCGGGCGCGCGCAATGCGGCCTCGCCGGCCTCGGCCGCGATTGCGGCAGCGCCGGCGTGGGCGAGAGTCGCGCCGGCCAGCGCCAGCACCGTCGATGCCATCCACCGCATGTCCGCCTCCTTGCCCGCGCCCGCGGCGCGAATCAGAAACCGTAACGCTGAAAACCGCCGTCGACCGCGATGCATTCGCCGGTGATGTAACCCGAGGCCGGCAGGCACAGGAAGGCCACCGCCGCGGCCACCTCTTCCGGCTCGCCGATCCGGCCCAGCGGCGTGCGCAGCAGCACCTCGTCCAGGTAATCGGGATCGGCCAGCTTGTCGGAGGTGCGGCGGGTGCGGATGTACCAGGGCGCGACCGCGTTGACCCGGATCCCGTCCTCGGCCCATTCCACCGCCAGGTTGCGGGTCATCTGGTGCATCGCCGCCTTGCTCATGCCGTAGGGCGAACCGGTGCGCACGTGCAGGTTGCCGGACACGCTGCCGACGTTGACGATGCTCGAGGCCGCATGCCGGGTCAGCAGCGCATGCGCGTAGCGCGACAGTTCGAAGGCCGAGAACAGGTTGATCTCGAAGATCTGCCGCCACTCGTCCTCGGTGTAGTCGTTGGTCGGCTTGCTGAGGTTGCCGCCGGCGTTGTTGACCAGGATGTGCAGGCCTTCGCCGAAGTCCTCGACCCAATCCAGCAGTTCGCGCCGCTGCTCGTCGTCGGCGACGTCGGCGACGAAGGCGTG includes:
- a CDS encoding MvdC/MvdD family ATP grasp protein; the encoded protein is MILVISHDEDIHARRVVDHLQSMDQPVLLFDLAELPDRATLSIEYAADARPRIDYARAGGERYALDRVSAAWWRRPQAPDLSSVTDANAHLFTANEWNEALNGLWRLLGDARWMNDPGRDDAASRKAAQLRVAAELGLKVPRTLISSDPQRVRDFVAARGPGATVHKTFSCTHAVWRETRRFDDSDLPHLDTVRLAPVIFQEFVPADADIRVTAVDGQLFAAEIKLDPGSAAAAAGAVDFRPNLGDAEVREHALPEALRERLRALMRKLGLVYGAIDLRRTPEGEYYFFEVNTAGEFLFIEHRTGQPIARAVADWLAGVSRSA
- a CDS encoding YbaY family lipoprotein; translation: MRLALTIVAADGAELPAGSAVSVQLRDTSFEDAPARVLDEWAQTVPEHAQSLPLQVEIADDLIDAADATWWVHVDSDGDGRLGRGDYVTVQSYPLRAGDDALTLQVKRID
- a CDS encoding SDR family oxidoreductase yields the protein MDPKRWRLDGQLALVTGGSAGIGRAIARELLGFGADVLLAARDATALESARAELVEDYPERDIHAFVADVADDEQRRELLDWVEDFGEGLHILVNNAGGNLSKPTNDYTEDEWRQIFEINLFSAFELSRYAHALLTRHAASSIVNVGSVSGNLHVRTGSPYGMSKAAMHQMTRNLAVEWAEDGIRVNAVAPWYIRTRRTSDKLADPDYLDEVLLRTPLGRIGEPEEVAAAVAFLCLPASGYITGECIAVDGGFQRYGF